The stretch of DNA CATCGACAGCTGGATCGCCGCCGGCACCGAAGTGTCGAGCTGGTACGACCCCATGCTCGCCAAGCTGATCGTCACCGCGCCGACTCGCGACGCCGCGGTACAGGCGATGCAGGACGCGCTCGACCACACCATGATCGCCGGGATCGAGACCAACCTCGACTGGCTGCGTACCGTGGTGCGATCGCCCGTCTTCACCAGTGGCGAAGTCTCCACCCGTGCGCTCGCCGACATCGCCTACACGCCGCGGTCGATCCGCGTGTTGGCGGGCGGCGCCTCCACCACGGTCCAGGACTATCCCGGCCGACTCGGCCTGTGGGATGTCGGCGTGCCGCCCTCGGGACCGATAGACGCACTCGCCTTCCGCCTCGGCAACCGGCTGCTCGGCAACGCGGAAGACACGGCGGGACTCGAGATCACCGCTGCCGGGCCGACATTGCTCTTCAACGTCGCCACCCGGATCTGCCTGACCGGCGCCGATTTCGGTGCGGCCGTCGATGGCACGCCAGTGTCATCCTACGAACCGATCGACATCGCAGCAGGCCAGATCCTCAAGATCGGGCGCGTCACCGGTGGCGGCATGCGCGGCTATATCTCGATCGCCGGCGGGCTCGACGTGCCGCTGTTCCTCGGCAGCCGCAGCGCCTTCACGCTCGGCGAGTTCGGCGGCCACGCCGGGCGCGCGGTGATGACCGGCGACACGCTGCATCTGGCCCGAACCGATCCTCCCAGCGTACCGGCAGCAACGCTCGCGCTAGCCGACCGCCCCGCGATCACCCGCGAATGGACGCTCGCCGTCCTCTACGGTCCACACGGCGCACCCGATTTCTTCACCCCCGACGACATCGCGATGCTGCGCAGCACGGCGTGGAAGGTGCACTACAACTCCAACCGCACCGGCATCCGCCTGCTTGGGCCAAAGCCGCAATGGGCACGCAAGGACGGCGGCGAGGCAGGACTCCACCCGTCGAACATCCACGACAACGCCTATGCGATCGGCGCGGTCGACTTCACCGGCGACATGCCGATCATCCTCGGCCCCGACGGTCCCTCGCTCGGCGGCTTCGTCTGTCCGTTCGTGGTCGCTCAGGCGGACCTGTGGAAGGTCGGCCAGCTCGCACCGGGCGACAGCGTCCGCTTCGCACCGATCGACAATGCGACCGCGGTAGCGGCCGAGCAGGCGCAGGACCGGCTCGTCGCCACGCTCTCCGCCCCGCTCGCGCCGGTGGAGGCGAGCGACCATCTCGGCTCGCCGATCCTGCGCGCGATCGAAGCGCAGGGCGTACGTCCGGCGGTTACCTATCGCCAGCAGGGCGATCGCAACCTGCTGGTCGAATACGGCCCGATCATGCTCGATCTCGAACTCCGGCTCCGCGTTCACGCGCTGATGCTCGAAGTCGAAAAGGCCGCGCTCGCCGGTATCATCGACGTGACCCCGGGCATCCGTTCGCTCCAGATCCATTACGACAGCCGCCAGCTTTCGCAGGCCGCTTTGCTTGATGCGCTCGCCGAGGCCGAGGAGCGGCTCGGTGGCCTCGACGATTTCGAGATCCCCTCGCGCGTCGTCTATCTGCCGTTGTCGTGGAAAGACCCGGCGATCTACCAGACGATCGACAAATACATGGAATCGGTGCGCGACGACGCGCCATGGTGCCCTGACAATATCGAGTTCATCCGCCGCGTGAACGGGCTCGACAGCATCGACGACGTCCAGCGTATCGTATTCGACGCCGAGTATCTCGTAATGGGCCTCGGCGACGTCTATCTCGGCGCGCCGGTCGCGACCCCGATCGATCCGCGGCACCGCCTCGTCACCACCAAATACAATCCCGCGCGCACCTGGACGCCGCCCAACGTCGTCGGCATCGGTGGCGCGTACATGTGCATCTACGGCATGGAAGGGCCCGGCGGATACCAGCTGTTCGGCCGCACCATCCAAGTCTGGAACGCCTGGCGGCAGACCGATGCGTTTCGAGACGGCAAGCCGTGGCTGCTACGCTTCTTCGACCGCATCCGTTTCTTCCCGGTCAGCCATGACGAACTGACCGAGTGGCGCCGCGATTTCCCGCTCGGACGGCGCGCGATCCGGATCGAGGAGGAGGTGTTCCGCCTCACTGAATATCGCACCTTCCTTGCCGACAACGCGCCGTCGATCACCGCATTCCAGGCACAGCGCCAGGCGGCCTTCGACGAGGAGCGCGCCGACTGGGAGCGCAACGGCGAATTCGACCGGGTCGCAGCGTTGACCGAGGAAGCGGACGCTGGTGCCGGCACCGCCGAGATCGACCTGCCCGAAGGCTGCGAACTGGTGGAGGCCCCGTTCGGCGGCAGCCTGTGGAAACTACTGGTCGCCGTAGGGGCCGAAGTGACGGAGGGCGACACAATCGGCATCATCGAGGCGATGAAGATGGAATCGCCCGTGATCAGCCCCGTTACCGGTACGATACGCCGCATCTACGTCCAGGAACGGCAACCGCTCTCGCCCGGCGGCGCGATGCTCGCAGTGGAGGTGGCATGATGGACGGGCCGTTCGAAGTCGGCGCAATCGCCGCCGCCGTCTCGTCCGGGCGCACCGATGCGGTCAGCGTCGCCCAAGCCGCGCTCGCACGGATCGAAGCCTATGCCGCGATCCAGCCCGCGGTGTGGATCACCCGCATCGCCGACGCCGATGTCCTGGCATACGCACGCCGCGTCGATGCACAGATCGCCGCGGGCAAGGTGCTGCCGCTTGCCGGGGTGCCGTTCGCGATCAAGGACAACATCGATCTCGCCGGCGTGCCGACCACGGCCGCGTGCCCCGACTTCGCCTATACGCCGTCCGTCTCGGCGAGCGTAGTCGAACGCCTGATCGCCGCGGGCGCGATCCCGATGGGCAAGACCAACCTCGACCAGTTCGCCACCGGGCTGAACGGCACCCGCAGCCCCTATGGCGCGCCAGCCTGCGTGTTCAACCGAGCCTATGTCAGCGGCGGATCAAGCTCCGGCTCGGCGGTCGCGGTCGCGGCTGGATTGGTGGCGTTCGCACTCGGCACGGATACCGCAGGATCGGGTCGCGTCCCCGCCGCGTTCAACGGGTTGATTGGCATGAAACCGACCAAAGGCCGCTGGAGTACCACCGGCCTGGTGCCCGCATGTCGCACGCTCGACTGCATCACCGTGCTCGCGCACTCGACAGTCGACGCCCGCGCGATCGACACCGTGCTGGCCGGCTTTGACGCCGCCGATCCCTATTCCCGCCCGCGTGAGGACCGCCCCGTCGCCACCCGTCGGATCGGCGTCCCCACGCCCGACCAGCGTATCTTTCTCGGCGATGCCACCGCCGCCCGCCTGTACGAACAGGCACTGGCAACATTGGCCGCGGGCGGTGCCGAACTGGTCGAGGTGGACATGGCCCCACTCCGCGAGGCGGCGATGCTGCTCTACGGCGGCCCCTGGGTGGCGGAACGCACCGCCGCAGCCCAACCGCTGCTCGATACGCACCCCGAGGCGATCGACCCGACGGTGCGCTCGATCATGGAAGCCGGACGTTCCGTCAGTGGCGTAGACGTGTTCGAGGGCCA from Sphingomonas faeni encodes:
- the uca gene encoding urea carboxylase, giving the protein MFRKVLIANRGAIACRIIRTLKTMGVGSVAVFSDADAGSAHVAQADQAVRIGPAPAAESYLNVEAILAAAEATGAEAIHPGYGFLSENTAFAEACAARGIAFIGPTPDNIRAFGLKHTARDLAAAQGVPLAPGTDLLHDEAAAVEAAKRIGYPVILKATAGGGGIGMKVCADEADIRDGFATVARLGAGNFGDGGVFLERYVARARHIEVQVFGDGAGHVVALGERDCSLQRRNQKVVEETPAPLLPAATRQALIDAAVRLTAAAAYRSAGTVEFLYDAERDDFFFLEVNTRLQVEHGVTEQVTGVDLVEWMVRGAADDFAFLDGFEAKPVGASIQVRLYAEDPAQDYRPSSGRLVGVSFPEGPRIDSWIAAGTEVSSWYDPMLAKLIVTAPTRDAAVQAMQDALDHTMIAGIETNLDWLRTVVRSPVFTSGEVSTRALADIAYTPRSIRVLAGGASTTVQDYPGRLGLWDVGVPPSGPIDALAFRLGNRLLGNAEDTAGLEITAAGPTLLFNVATRICLTGADFGAAVDGTPVSSYEPIDIAAGQILKIGRVTGGGMRGYISIAGGLDVPLFLGSRSAFTLGEFGGHAGRAVMTGDTLHLARTDPPSVPAATLALADRPAITREWTLAVLYGPHGAPDFFTPDDIAMLRSTAWKVHYNSNRTGIRLLGPKPQWARKDGGEAGLHPSNIHDNAYAIGAVDFTGDMPIILGPDGPSLGGFVCPFVVAQADLWKVGQLAPGDSVRFAPIDNATAVAAEQAQDRLVATLSAPLAPVEASDHLGSPILRAIEAQGVRPAVTYRQQGDRNLLVEYGPIMLDLELRLRVHALMLEVEKAALAGIIDVTPGIRSLQIHYDSRQLSQAALLDALAEAEERLGGLDDFEIPSRVVYLPLSWKDPAIYQTIDKYMESVRDDAPWCPDNIEFIRRVNGLDSIDDVQRIVFDAEYLVMGLGDVYLGAPVATPIDPRHRLVTTKYNPARTWTPPNVVGIGGAYMCIYGMEGPGGYQLFGRTIQVWNAWRQTDAFRDGKPWLLRFFDRIRFFPVSHDELTEWRRDFPLGRRAIRIEEEVFRLTEYRTFLADNAPSITAFQAQRQAAFDEERADWERNGEFDRVAALTEEADAGAGTAEIDLPEGCELVEAPFGGSLWKLLVAVGAEVTEGDTIGIIEAMKMESPVISPVTGTIRRIYVQERQPLSPGGAMLAVEVA
- the atzF gene encoding allophanate hydrolase, yielding MMDGPFEVGAIAAAVSSGRTDAVSVAQAALARIEAYAAIQPAVWITRIADADVLAYARRVDAQIAAGKVLPLAGVPFAIKDNIDLAGVPTTAACPDFAYTPSVSASVVERLIAAGAIPMGKTNLDQFATGLNGTRSPYGAPACVFNRAYVSGGSSSGSAVAVAAGLVAFALGTDTAGSGRVPAAFNGLIGMKPTKGRWSTTGLVPACRTLDCITVLAHSTVDARAIDTVLAGFDAADPYSRPREDRPVATRRIGVPTPDQRIFLGDATAARLYEQALATLAAGGAELVEVDMAPLREAAMLLYGGPWVAERTAAAQPLLDTHPEAIDPTVRSIMEAGRSVSGVDVFEGQYRLAALQRIAEAMWQDIDLLALPTTPTIYRIAEMRAAPIALNSNLGLYTNFVNLLDMAALALPAGWRENGTGFGITLIAPAWTDQGLLDVGEAYLAAAALPPPPPLNIEDSMETVKLAVVGAHLEGMPLHWQLTSREARLVSTTTTASTYRLYAMANSTPPKPALIYVGDEDGAAIAVEVYELDVAAFGSFVVEVPAPLAIGSVTLADGSVVKGFVAEPRAIVGAEDITALGGWRAYIATLSRPSGS